In one Neobacillus sp. CF12 genomic region, the following are encoded:
- a CDS encoding type Z 30S ribosomal protein S14, which produces MAKKSMIAKQKRTPKYAVQEYTRCERCGRPHSVYRKFKLCRICFRELAYKGQIPGVKKASW; this is translated from the coding sequence GTGGCTAAAAAGTCAATGATTGCGAAACAAAAGCGCACGCCTAAATATGCAGTACAAGAGTATACACGCTGCGAACGTTGTGGCCGTCCACACTCTGTATACCGTAAATTTAAGCTTTGTCGTATTTGTTTCCGTGAATTAGCGTACAAAGGACAAATTCCTGGTGTTAAAAAAGCTAGCTGGTAA
- the rplE gene encoding 50S ribosomal protein L5 gives MNRLKEKFVKEVTPALMSKFNYKSVMQVPQLDKIVINMGVGDAVANAKALDNAVEELATITGQKPVVTRAKKSIAGFRLREGMPIGAKVTLRGERMYEFLDKLVSVSLPRVRDFRGVSKKSFDGRGNYTLGVKEQLIFPEIDYDKVSKVRGMDIVIVTTANTDEEARELLTQFGMPFQK, from the coding sequence GTGAACCGCCTAAAAGAAAAATTTGTTAAAGAAGTTACTCCTGCTCTTATGAGCAAGTTCAACTATAAATCAGTAATGCAAGTTCCTCAACTTGACAAAATCGTTATTAACATGGGTGTTGGTGATGCAGTAGCAAATGCTAAAGCTTTAGATAATGCTGTTGAAGAACTAGCTACTATTACAGGACAAAAGCCTGTAGTAACTCGTGCTAAGAAATCAATCGCTGGCTTCCGTCTTCGTGAAGGTATGCCGATCGGTGCAAAAGTTACACTTCGCGGTGAGCGCATGTACGAATTCTTGGATAAATTAGTTTCTGTTTCTTTACCTCGTGTTCGTGACTTCCGTGGTGTTTCTAAAAAATCATTCGATGGTCGTGGTAACTATACTTTGGGAGTTAAAGAACAATTAATCTTCCCTGAAATTGATTACGATAAAGTAAGCAAAGTTCGTGGTATGGATATCGTTATCGTTACGACTGCTAACACTGATGAAGAAGCACGTGAACTATTAACTCAATTTGGAATGCCATTCCAAAAGTAA